The Salvia splendens isolate huo1 chromosome 21, SspV2, whole genome shotgun sequence genome includes a window with the following:
- the LOC121783217 gene encoding ras-related protein RABA5a-like isoform X2 encodes MAYMEDEQNEDYLFKIVLIGDSAVGKSNLLARFARDEFYPNSKSTIGVEFQTQKMNISGKEVKAQIWDTAGQERFRAVTSAYYRGAVGALVVYDISRRQTFESVTRWLNELHTHSDMDVVTILVGNKSDIKDARVVTTGEGKALAEAHGLFFIETSALASSNVAAAFETVVREIFSILSRKVMQSQDLKLKGSGWLANGKTVVLQSDEKQEAGTKTGWCCSQ; translated from the exons ATGGCCTACATGGAGGATGAACAAAATGAGGATTATCTTTTTAAGATTGTCTTGATTGGTGATTCAGCTGTTGGTAAATCCAACTTGCTTGCTAGATTTGCAAGAGACGAGTTTTACCCTAATTCAAAATCTACTATCGGAGTAGAGTTCCAGACGCAAAAGATGAACATCAGTGGTAAGGAAGTTAAGGCTCAGATCTGGGACACAGCTGGGCAGGAGCGGTTTCGGGCTGTAACATCTGCATATTATAGAGGTGCAGTCGGAGCCCTCGTGGTATATGACATCAGCAGACGCCAGACTTTTGAAAGTGTCACCAGATGGCTTAACGAACTCCACA CTCACTCGGACATGGATGTGGTGACGATACTAGTGGGAAATAAGTCGGATATTAAAGATGCACGAGTGGTGACAACTGGCGAAGGCAAGGCCTTGGCGGAGGCACATGGTCTGTTCTTCATAGAAACATCAGCGCTAGCTTCGTCGAATGTGGCTGCTGCGTTCGAGACGGTTGTGAGAGAAATATTTAGCATTTTAAGTAGGAAAGTGATGCAATCTCAGGACCTGAAGCTTAAAGGCAGCGGTTGGTTGGCAAATGGGAAAACTGTAGTTTTACAAAGTGATGAAAAGCAGGAAGCAGGAACTAAAACAGGTTGGTGTTGTTCACAATGA
- the LOC121783217 gene encoding ras-related protein RABA5a-like isoform X1, with product MNLFFDERSYLRGWLNMAYMEDEQNEDYLFKIVLIGDSAVGKSNLLARFARDEFYPNSKSTIGVEFQTQKMNISGKEVKAQIWDTAGQERFRAVTSAYYRGAVGALVVYDISRRQTFESVTRWLNELHTHSDMDVVTILVGNKSDIKDARVVTTGEGKALAEAHGLFFIETSALASSNVAAAFETVVREIFSILSRKVMQSQDLKLKGSGWLANGKTVVLQSDEKQEAGTKTGWCCSQ from the exons TGAGGGGGTGGTTGAACATGGCCTACATGGAGGATGAACAAAATGAGGATTATCTTTTTAAGATTGTCTTGATTGGTGATTCAGCTGTTGGTAAATCCAACTTGCTTGCTAGATTTGCAAGAGACGAGTTTTACCCTAATTCAAAATCTACTATCGGAGTAGAGTTCCAGACGCAAAAGATGAACATCAGTGGTAAGGAAGTTAAGGCTCAGATCTGGGACACAGCTGGGCAGGAGCGGTTTCGGGCTGTAACATCTGCATATTATAGAGGTGCAGTCGGAGCCCTCGTGGTATATGACATCAGCAGACGCCAGACTTTTGAAAGTGTCACCAGATGGCTTAACGAACTCCACA CTCACTCGGACATGGATGTGGTGACGATACTAGTGGGAAATAAGTCGGATATTAAAGATGCACGAGTGGTGACAACTGGCGAAGGCAAGGCCTTGGCGGAGGCACATGGTCTGTTCTTCATAGAAACATCAGCGCTAGCTTCGTCGAATGTGGCTGCTGCGTTCGAGACGGTTGTGAGAGAAATATTTAGCATTTTAAGTAGGAAAGTGATGCAATCTCAGGACCTGAAGCTTAAAGGCAGCGGTTGGTTGGCAAATGGGAAAACTGTAGTTTTACAAAGTGATGAAAAGCAGGAAGCAGGAACTAAAACAGGTTGGTGTTGTTCACAATGA